AGTCCCTACCTCTTTGATTCGCAGGGGACTTCAATAATCTATCTACATTTTCAAGAAGTATAAATGGTGGTCTCTTCTCATATAATACATCGACTATATCCCACCATAAGACACCCTTCTTACCTTTAATACCCATCTCATTTGACAAACTTCTTGCAACAGAATAGTCTTGACAAGGGAATCCACCAACTAATAATGTATGGTCTGGTATTTTCTTTTTATCTACTTTATTTATATCCACATTACTATGATTCTTATGACCAAATCTTTTTATATAACATTCAAAAGCAGGTTGTGTTTTAGTAGATGGCTCCCATTGGTTTGCCCATACAAAATCCCAATCACCATTTTCAATTGCTAGACCTGTTTTTTCATCAAATCCTTTTATATGATTTAAACCAACTCTAAATCCACCTACACCTGCAAATAATTCAACAACCTTTAAGTCCATATGATATCCCTCCGTTTGATACTTCTATTTTACCTTATTTCTTATAAAAGATCAAACCTTATTTTAGTTTATCTTTAATTTGTTTCAATATATAATCATTATTTAACCAAAAGCACTGTTTTGTCATTCTATTTCCATCTGGCAATAAATCTGTATCTCTTTCTATCTCACCATTTCCATATTTTATACCATTAATTACATGAGCTCCCTTCCGTGCATGAGGTCTAACATGTAATATTTTCGTATTGGATTTCTTAGGCAAATTATTTCTTATTGGATAATCTGGCCTTTTTATTGTAAATTTAACACCTTCTCTAAATATATTTACTGCCCTCTGCCACTCTTCACGCAAACTTCCTTCAATATCATCTACAGGCATATTCCAAAACTTTGCACCTTTTAAATAATAATTATTTTGTTTCTTTTTGTAAATTACAAATAAAAATTTTGTTTCGGTAAAGTAATAATTAATATCTGATTCTTCCCAATTTTGTTTTATTAGTTCCATAGTCTTAAAAGCCGGAAATGACATCGACTCCCTTATCTTCTTATCAGACTCTATACGTACTGCCTTAACTTCTATGTTAGCTTTCTCAAATTCTTCAGCATTCTTTGTCTTTACTCCTAGTATCTCCAATGCTAAACGACTGTATCTATTCTTACTCTTTATATTTTCATCATCAAAGAACTCTTTAAATAAATCTGTATCTTTGATGTTTTTATATTGATTGATTTTATTTAAAACATATTCTTCAAACTCTAATACTGTATCATCTTTTAAGATTTTATCTTCTCTTTCACTACCTCCAGTTATGTAATTCCTCAACACGTATGTCATATAGGAAGTTTTTAAAGAAAATGCTCTAGGTTTTGCTAATATTTTAGAATTAGGTTGAGGAGTTCTATTTTTAGAATTAGAAGATTTTGTAGCTGCTCCTAAATATAAGGTATCTCCTTCTGACAACTCATGAGCTTTTCCATCTATAACCTTTTGTCTAATTTTATAAAAATCACTTTCTATAATTCTTAAATCTTCTCCTTCTGGGCTGAGCATATATATATAATTAATCATATAATCAAGTCTATCTTCTATATTTGGGTCCCATAAATAATACACCAGCAATATGTTTTTTAATTTTTCCCAAGCATTGCTGTTGTAGAAATCCATATTTATAATTTTCATATAATTTATCATAGATATTATTAATCTTTCCTTAGCAGATATAGTACCATTTTTATTTATTTTATATGGTGTGACTTTTAATTCCACCTGAGCATCTGAAAAATCAGCCTCAGATATGTTATCTGCTTTGTAGTGAAAGTATCTTTCTTCTACAATTTCACCTAATCCACCTTTACGATTTTTGTTTTCATAAGATATCCTATACTCTTCCTCTGTAACTTCCTTTACCACCTCTGTCAAAAAATATTTATCTGCATCACAAATATCTTTAAATGTCTTA
The window above is part of the Synergistaceae bacterium genome. Proteins encoded here:
- a CDS encoding restriction endonuclease, translating into MYKRYNSKDKESIYKYAQELKDKTFKDICDADKYFLTEVVKEVTEEEYRISYENKNRKGGLGEIVEERYFHYKADNISEADFSDAQVELKVTPYKINKNGTISAKERLIISMINYMKIINMDFYNSNAWEKLKNILLVYYLWDPNIEDRLDYMINYIYMLSPEGEDLRIIESDFYKIRQKVIDGKAHELSEGDTLYLGAATKSSNSKNRTPQPNSKILAKPRAFSLKTSYMTYVLRNYITGGSEREDKILKDDTVLEFEEYVLNKINQYKNIKDTDLFKEFFDDENIKSKNRYSRLALEILGVKTKNAEEFEKANIEVKAVRIESDKKIRESMSFPAFKTMELIKQNWEESDINYYFTETKFLFVIYKKKQNNYYLKGAKFWNMPVDDIEGSLREEWQRAVNIFREGVKFTIKRPDYPIRNNLPKKSNTKILHVRPHARKGAHVINGIKYGNGEIERDTDLLPDGNRMTKQCFWLNNDYILKQIKDKLK